The following DNA comes from Kitasatospora sp. NBC_01287.
CCGGCGCGGGCGTGGTCTTCCGGGCCGGTCCGGGCGTCGGCACGGTGACCAAGCCGGGCCTGCCGCTGGCGGTCGGCGAGCCCGCGATCAACCCGGTGCCCCGGCAGCTGATGCGCGAGGCGGTGGCGAAGGTGGCGGCCGCGCACGGCGGCAGCGGTGACGTCGAGATCGAGATCTCCATCGACAACGGCGCCGAGATCGCCCGCAGCACCTGGAACCCGCGGCTGGGCATCCTCGGTGGGCTCTCGGTGCTCGGCACCACCGGCGTCGTGGTCCCCTACTCCTGCTCGGCCTGGATCGACTCCATCCGGCGCGGCATCGACGTGGCCCGCGCCGCCGGCCGTACCCACGTGGCGGGCTGCACCGGCTCCACCTCCGAGCGGGTCGCGACCGCCGAGTACGGCCTGCCCGAGGACGCCCTGCTCGACATGGGCGACTTCGCCGGTGCCGTCCTCAAGTACCTGCGTCGCCACCCGGTACCCCGGCTGACCATCGCGGGCGGCTTCGCCAAGCTCTCCAAGCTGGCCGCCGGCCACCTCGACCTGCACTCCGCCCGCTCCCAGGTCGACAAGGGCTACCTGGCCGACCTGGCCCGCACCGGCGGCGCCGGCCCCGAACTGGTGGCGGCGGTCGCGGCCGCCAACACCGGCCTGGAGGCCGTGCAGCGCTGCGCCGCCGCCGGCGTCCCCCTGGGCACCCTGGTCGCCGAGGCCGCCCGGGCCACCGCCCTGGGCGTCCTGCGCGAGGCGCCCATCGCGGTCGACGTGATCTGCATCGACCGCGCGGGCACGATCGTGGGTCGCTGCGAGCCGGCGGCCAACCGGCCCTGAACCGGCCGGCCCTGGACAGGCCGGGCCTGAGCCGGCCGGCCCTGAACCAACCGGGCCTGAACCGGATGCCGTAGCGGCACGCCCCGGGTGGGCGTGCCGCGCCGCTACGGCAGTTGGCACTCCCGGTCGCGCTCCGCCGAGTACAGGTGGCTGTCGGGGAACTGCTCGGCGCCCAGTGTGCGCCCGACCAGGATCACCGCCGTGCGCACCACGCCCGCCGCCTTGACCTGCTCGGCGATGTCGGCCAGCGTCCCGCGCAGCACCAGCTCGTCGGGGCGGCTGGCCATCGCGACCACGGCCGCCGGGCAGTCGGCGCCGTAGTGCGGCAGCAGCTCGGCGACGATCCGGTCGGCGTAGCGGGCGCCCAGGTGCAGCACCAGCAGGGCGCCGCTGCGGCCCAGGGTGGCCAGGTCCTCGCCCGCCGGCATCGGGGTGGCCTGCTCGGCGATCCGGGTCAGGATCACCGTCTGGCCCACGGTCGGGACGGTCAGCTCCCGCTTCAGCGCGGCGGCCGCCGCGGCGAACGCGGGGACGCCCGGGACCACCTCGTACGGCACGCCCGCCGCGTCCAGGCGCCGCATCTGCTCGGCCACCGCGCTGAAGACCGACGGGTCACCGGAGTGCAGCCGGGCCACGTCCTGTCCGGCCTCGTGGGCGGCGATGAGCTCGGCGGTGATCTGGTCCAGGTTCAGCCGCGCGGTGTCCACCAGCCGCGCGTCCGGCGGGCATTCGGCCAGCAACTCCACCGGAACCAGGCTGCCCGCGTAGAGGCAGACCCCGCAGCGCGCCAGGGTCCGCGCGCCGCGCACCGTGATCAGGTCGGCGGCGCCGGGGCCGGCACCGATGAAGTAGACGGTCACAGTGCTTCTCCTGCTTCGGATCCTGCTTCGGACTTGACCACGGACCACTGCGTCACCGGCATCGCCTGCCGCCACCCGGTGAAGCCGCCGACCGGCACCGCGTGCGCCACGGCCAGCCGCAGCAGCTCGCCGCCGTGCCGGCGGTACCACTGGGTGAGCAGCGCCTCCGACTCCAGCGTCACGGTGTTGGCGACCAGTCGGCCGCCGGTCGGCAGCGCCGCCCAGCAGGCCTCCAGCAGGCCGGGGGCGGTGAGTCCGCCGCCGATGAACACCACGTCAGGCATGGGCAGTTGGGCCAGCGCGGCGGGGGCCGCGCCGGTTGCCACCCGCAGTCGGGGCACCCCGAGCGCGGCCGCGTTGCGCTCGATCCGCGCGGCCCGCACCGGATCCCGCTCGACACTGACGGCCTGGCAGCTCCGGTGCGCGCGCAGCCACTCGATCGCGATGCTGCCCGAGCCGCCGCCCACGTCCCAGAGCAGCTCGCCGGGCGCGGGCGCGAGCGCGGCCAGTGTCGCCGCGCGGACATGACGCTTCGTCAGCTGCCCGTCGCTCTCGTACAGTTCGTCGGCCAGGCCGGGCACCAGGGCGGGGCGCGGGGCATCCGGCTCGGCCCGGCAGGTCACGGCGACGAGGTTCAGCGGGTCGCCGGGCGGCCGGGACCAGTCCTTCGCCACCCCGCTCGCGCCCACCAGCTCGTCCGGTCCGCCCAGTTGCTCCAGCACTCGCAGCCCGCTCGGCCCGAACCCGCGCTCGACCAGCAGTCGGGCGACCAAGGCCGGCGTCGAGGCGTCCGCGCTGAGCACCAGCAGGTGCCGCCCCTCGAAGAGCGCTCCGGCCAGCGTCGCGGGGTCCCGCCCGACCAGGCTGACCACCGCCGTCTCCTCCACCGCCCAGCCCAGGCGCGCGCAGGCGTGGGAGACCGAGGAGGGGTGCGGCAGCACCCGCAGCCGCTCGGCGCCCAGCTCCTCGGTGAGGGTGCGGCCGATCCCGTAGAACATCGGGTCCCCGCTGGCCAGCACCGCGACGCTCCGGCCGGCGAGCGAGGCGAAGAGCCCCGGCACGGCGGGCCGCAGCGGCGAGGGCCAGGCGAGGCGCTCGCCCGTCACCTCGTCGGGCAGCAGCGCCAGTTGCCGGGGGCCGCCGACCACCGTGTCGGCCGTGCGCAGCGCCGTCCTGGCCGCCGCCGGGAGCCCGTCCCAGCCGTCCGCGCCGATCCCGACCACCGTCACCGGTGGTGTCGACATGGGGACGCTCAACGGGGTCTCCTCCCAGCTCCGGACAGGTGCACCGGGGCAGCCTACCGGGCGGTCACCGGGGCGCCCGGGGTGGTGGGTAGGCTGGCGGACATGCCGACGAGTGCTGTTCTGCCACCTCCCGCCGCCTGAGCGGGCGGCGAAGCGACCGAAGACCTGAGCCCGGGGTGCGACCCCAGGGCGGTCGGTGCTGCCCGCGGACGGGATCACGCGACCAGTTCACGTCTTCGGTGGGAGAACACCCGTGTCCGCAAGTCCATCCACCCTGCCCGCCGGGCGGGGTCTGCTCTACCTGCTGCTCTCGGCCGCCTCCTGGGGCACCGCCGGTGCCGGGGCCGCGCTGCTCTACGGTCCCAGCGGCCTCGGCCCGGTGGCGCTCACCTTCTGGCGCTCGGCCGGCGGCGCCGCGCTGCTGCTGCTCCTGCGGCTGGTGCGACGCCGACCGGGCGGGCCGGTGCGGCCGCTCGACCTCGCCGTCAACGGCATCGGCCTGACGCTCTTCCAGATCGCCTACTT
Coding sequences within:
- a CDS encoding cobalt-precorrin-5B (C(1))-methyltransferase, which translates into the protein MSEATGGRAGQLSSSGLRPGWTTGACATAATTAAYTALLTGEFPDPVTITLPKGRQPAFALAGEALAGEELAAGRSAMAAVVKDAGDDPDVTHGAVVRATVRLGAPGAGVVFRAGPGVGTVTKPGLPLAVGEPAINPVPRQLMREAVAKVAAAHGGSGDVEIEISIDNGAEIARSTWNPRLGILGGLSVLGTTGVVVPYSCSAWIDSIRRGIDVARAAGRTHVAGCTGSTSERVATAEYGLPEDALLDMGDFAGAVLKYLRRHPVPRLTIAGGFAKLSKLAAGHLDLHSARSQVDKGYLADLARTGGAGPELVAAVAAANTGLEAVQRCAAAGVPLGTLVAEAARATALGVLREAPIAVDVICIDRAGTIVGRCEPAANRP
- the cobM gene encoding precorrin-4 C(11)-methyltransferase; translation: MTVYFIGAGPGAADLITVRGARTLARCGVCLYAGSLVPVELLAECPPDARLVDTARLNLDQITAELIAAHEAGQDVARLHSGDPSVFSAVAEQMRRLDAAGVPYEVVPGVPAFAAAAAALKRELTVPTVGQTVILTRIAEQATPMPAGEDLATLGRSGALLVLHLGARYADRIVAELLPHYGADCPAAVVAMASRPDELVLRGTLADIAEQVKAAGVVRTAVILVGRTLGAEQFPDSHLYSAERDRECQLP
- the cbiE gene encoding precorrin-6y C5,15-methyltransferase (decarboxylating) subunit CbiE, with protein sequence MSTPPVTVVGIGADGWDGLPAAARTALRTADTVVGGPRQLALLPDEVTGERLAWPSPLRPAVPGLFASLAGRSVAVLASGDPMFYGIGRTLTEELGAERLRVLPHPSSVSHACARLGWAVEETAVVSLVGRDPATLAGALFEGRHLLVLSADASTPALVARLLVERGFGPSGLRVLEQLGGPDELVGASGVAKDWSRPPGDPLNLVAVTCRAEPDAPRPALVPGLADELYESDGQLTKRHVRAATLAALAPAPGELLWDVGGGSGSIAIEWLRAHRSCQAVSVERDPVRAARIERNAAALGVPRLRVATGAAPAALAQLPMPDVVFIGGGLTAPGLLEACWAALPTGGRLVANTVTLESEALLTQWYRRHGGELLRLAVAHAVPVGGFTGWRQAMPVTQWSVVKSEAGSEAGEAL